The following are from one region of the Prevotella sp. HUN102 genome:
- a CDS encoding DUF6377 domain-containing protein produces the protein MNIAMHRILLIILCFMLGTSAYADGEYDKLDALIEQSDKITTERINYIKTIRQQLLTPGLTGRQCYEICSRLYTEYASFKFDSALVYSDRLLRYAERTNDRDCRNEALIKKAHIHSLAGLFTEAKEILEHIKEEELDRDLLVSYYEAWNLQLTLMSEFSSHTVIHERYSAEALEYKKKILKIASPDSYLYKSTQAAVMSSANKNREALNFFEPYLSEWETNEHEYAMIASNIASYYEQIGDRENCKKYLIMSAMADIESATKETQALRKLASLLFEEGDVERAYRYLNISIDEANFYGTRLRNSQASELIPEIQKVYAANKEAQSRHIRIQMAVLTVIALLLIVGVVIIGKLLRRYRDMNKQVYKMSQKLNDAVEDLQQANGQMREGNKLKDEYISRFLELSSTIIDRADVQHKFQNRLAREKKMDELYSELKSNAFIAECTKIFYENFDGAFLNIYPNFVSDVNELLVSDGKIIPKQGERLTTELRILALIRLGIQDNSKISSILRSSITTIYTYRSKLKARAKDRENFEELVKMIGVYE, from the coding sequence ATGAACATCGCTATGCACAGAATACTCCTTATTATATTGTGCTTTATGCTCGGAACGTCGGCCTACGCCGATGGAGAGTACGATAAACTTGATGCGCTCATAGAGCAGAGCGACAAGATTACCACCGAGCGCATCAACTACATAAAGACCATCCGGCAGCAACTGCTTACCCCTGGGCTTACCGGCAGGCAGTGCTATGAAATCTGCAGCCGTCTTTATACGGAGTATGCCTCCTTTAAGTTCGATTCTGCCCTTGTGTATTCGGATAGGTTGCTTCGGTATGCCGAGCGGACGAACGACAGGGATTGCAGGAACGAGGCATTGATAAAGAAGGCGCACATACACAGTCTGGCCGGGCTTTTCACCGAGGCGAAGGAGATTCTGGAGCATATAAAGGAGGAGGAACTGGATAGAGATTTGCTCGTGAGCTACTACGAGGCTTGGAACTTGCAGCTAACGCTGATGTCGGAGTTTTCAAGCCACACGGTCATCCACGAGCGATACAGTGCCGAGGCATTGGAATACAAGAAGAAGATTCTGAAAATAGCATCGCCCGATTCCTATCTCTACAAGTCCACGCAGGCGGCCGTGATGAGCAGTGCCAACAAGAATCGGGAGGCATTGAACTTTTTTGAGCCTTATCTCTCGGAGTGGGAGACGAACGAGCACGAATATGCTATGATTGCCAGCAATATAGCGTCGTACTACGAGCAGATAGGCGACAGGGAAAATTGCAAAAAGTATCTGATAATGAGCGCAATGGCAGATATAGAGTCTGCCACGAAGGAGACGCAGGCGTTGCGCAAACTGGCTTCGCTGCTCTTTGAGGAAGGCGACGTGGAGCGTGCTTACAGGTATCTGAATATCTCCATCGACGAGGCAAATTTCTATGGCACGCGCCTTAGAAACAGTCAGGCGTCGGAGCTGATACCCGAGATCCAGAAGGTTTACGCCGCCAACAAGGAGGCGCAGAGCCGGCATATCCGAATACAGATGGCTGTCTTGACCGTCATTGCCTTGCTGCTGATAGTGGGAGTTGTCATAATCGGCAAGTTGTTAAGGCGTTACAGGGACATGAACAAGCAGGTGTATAAGATGAGCCAGAAGCTGAACGATGCCGTGGAAGACCTCCAGCAGGCGAACGGACAGATGCGCGAGGGCAACAAGCTGAAGGACGAGTACATCAGCCGTTTCCTCGAACTCTCTTCAACCATCATCGACAGGGCGGACGTTCAGCACAAGTTCCAGAACCGGCTGGCACGTGAAAAGAAGATGGATGAACTCTATTCGGAGCTGAAATCGAATGCCTTCATAGCCGAATGCACAAAAATCTTCTATGAAAACTTCGACGGAGCGTTCCTGAACATCTATCCGAACTTCGTAAGCGACGTGAACGAACTTCTTGTTTCAGATGGGAAGATAATACCGAAACAGGGTGAGCGATTGACCACCGAACTTAGAATCCTTGCCCTTATTCGCTTGGGCATTCAGGATAATTCTAAAATTTCCTCCATTCTTCGCTCGAGCATCACTACCATCTATACTTATCGCTCCAAACTGAAGGCTCGGGCGAAGGACAGAGAGAATTTTGAGGAGCTTGTAAAGATGATTGGAGTGTATGAGTAG
- a CDS encoding leucine-rich repeat domain-containing protein, translating to MAGYAAPQSAIIGGITYSGDDAQLSNGASVTKIDQSVSGAVVIPKTVELGGKTFEVKSLNGFIFRGSNITSLTLPVSIRNIPASSLGVSDKLEEIKFDGDNPNFTVEDGILYNKNKTTLIYYPAAKNVDGYTLPSTVTTLGGSAFSRNKSMTSFKIPVTITNIENGGGDAGIGVYGPFYACENLKTVTFAAGSTIKRISNFCFSKCYSLETVNFPETITEVAYYGMNDCTKFRGPLPKYLEKIGRCGFQDCDALTEIVFPVTMKELGSEAFNVCDNITKVVIPDECPLREISFHCFAYNYKLKDLQISDNITIIHSGAFTSCNSLTEVKMPEHLKEIRESAFEYCRGLKKVDFKNELELIGHDAFAWSSVLEDYTFPVSLKTIGVGAFMRTNATAVNIPANVTSIGGAAFARNQKLTAFTVDEANTAYKVIEGILFTKDAKTLMAYPAASTRNVSYTIPARVETIHEGAFSDATLTHITLPSSLKTIYNGAFAYNGNLTELTIPASVTEIARVSQKNYGMYSENIILGTNIRSIYLLNPTTPPVIVNPNYQYPKPDYSGVEKMKIYVKKAAYESGIYQAADGWNKYQNYAYKIPAKMNENGVSTLGRDFDVDLSEAEVTAYLAESASTAGNNVYVTMREVSVGGKTPGKYIPSRTGEYEHNGIAYETYTGALLKGTAGSTFTYTIGESDDAKVETSAKNYLLAVTDATVIAPSKNVGGEEYTNLLLKDGKFRYAISTGTVPYNRSYLSMPTSIIGSYNAAAPAKQFIFQFENTSATTGIDGVPATENKATQGTETDNNRPWYNIKGEQVNHPQRGIYIQRGKKIIIK from the coding sequence ATGGCAGGATATGCAGCTCCGCAAAGTGCAATTATCGGTGGTATTACTTATAGTGGAGATGATGCTCAGCTTTCAAACGGAGCTTCAGTTACGAAAATTGACCAGTCGGTTTCTGGCGCAGTTGTCATACCCAAAACAGTAGAGTTAGGTGGTAAAACGTTTGAGGTAAAATCCTTAAATGGTTTTATCTTCAGAGGAAGTAACATAACTTCACTTACATTGCCAGTAAGTATCAGGAACATACCTGCCTCTTCATTAGGAGTATCGGACAAATTGGAGGAAATAAAGTTCGACGGCGACAATCCTAATTTTACAGTAGAAGATGGAATACTTTACAATAAGAATAAGACCACACTCATTTATTACCCTGCGGCTAAAAACGTGGATGGTTATACACTACCATCGACTGTAACCACACTTGGTGGAAGCGCTTTCTCGCGCAATAAATCGATGACTTCATTTAAAATTCCTGTAACCATAACAAATATTGAAAACGGTGGCGGCGATGCTGGTATAGGTGTTTATGGACCGTTTTATGCTTGCGAGAATCTTAAAACTGTAACTTTTGCTGCAGGCAGTACCATTAAGCGAATAAGTAATTTTTGTTTTTCCAAATGTTATTCGCTCGAAACTGTTAATTTCCCCGAAACCATTACAGAGGTAGCCTACTACGGAATGAATGATTGTACAAAGTTTCGTGGTCCTTTACCCAAGTATCTTGAAAAGATAGGACGATGTGGCTTCCAAGACTGCGATGCACTCACAGAAATTGTTTTTCCAGTAACAATGAAAGAGTTGGGCAGCGAGGCATTTAATGTTTGCGACAACATTACCAAGGTGGTCATTCCCGATGAATGCCCTCTTAGGGAGATTTCTTTCCATTGCTTTGCTTATAATTATAAGCTCAAAGACTTGCAGATATCAGATAATATTACCATCATTCATAGTGGTGCTTTTACAAGTTGCAATTCCTTAACAGAAGTCAAAATGCCTGAACATCTGAAGGAAATTCGTGAAAGTGCTTTTGAATATTGTCGAGGACTGAAAAAAGTAGATTTCAAAAATGAACTTGAACTCATAGGACACGATGCTTTCGCCTGGTCTTCTGTTTTAGAGGACTATACTTTCCCAGTATCACTCAAAACAATAGGTGTTGGTGCGTTTATGCGCACAAATGCTACTGCTGTTAATATTCCTGCCAATGTAACTTCTATTGGTGGTGCTGCATTTGCCCGAAACCAAAAACTCACAGCCTTTACGGTGGATGAAGCCAATACTGCCTACAAAGTTATAGAGGGAATCCTTTTTACCAAAGATGCCAAAACCCTTATGGCTTATCCGGCTGCCTCCACACGAAATGTGAGTTATACAATTCCGGCTCGTGTGGAGACCATACACGAGGGAGCATTTTCAGATGCAACCCTCACTCACATCACGTTGCCGTCTTCGCTGAAAACCATATATAATGGTGCTTTTGCATACAATGGTAATCTTACCGAACTCACGATTCCTGCTTCGGTAACAGAAATAGCTCGTGTATCTCAAAAAAACTATGGAATGTATTCCGAGAATATCATTTTGGGAACAAATATTAGAAGTATCTATCTGCTTAACCCAACTACACCACCAGTTATTGTAAATCCCAATTACCAATATCCAAAACCTGATTATTCTGGTGTGGAAAAAATGAAAATCTATGTGAAGAAAGCAGCTTATGAAAGCGGAATATATCAAGCTGCCGATGGATGGAACAAGTATCAAAACTATGCCTATAAGATACCGGCCAAGATGAACGAGAACGGAGTATCTACATTAGGCAGAGACTTTGATGTGGACTTGTCAGAAGCGGAAGTAACAGCATACCTTGCCGAGTCGGCATCAACTGCCGGAAACAATGTATATGTTACTATGCGCGAAGTATCTGTGGGAGGAAAAACTCCGGGAAAGTACATTCCCTCACGTACAGGTGAATACGAGCACAATGGCATAGCTTATGAAACATACACAGGTGCATTGCTCAAAGGTACGGCAGGCAGCACATTTACCTATACCATCGGCGAAAGCGACGACGCCAAAGTAGAGACTTCGGCTAAGAATTATCTCTTGGCTGTAACTGATGCAACAGTAATCGCCCCATCAAAGAATGTGGGAGGCGAAGAATATACCAATCTTCTGCTCAAAGATGGTAAATTCCGCTATGCCATAAGCACCGGCACTGTGCCTTACAATCGCAGCTACCTGTCTATGCCTACAAGCATAATAGGTTCCTACAATGCAGCAGCCCCTGCCAAGCAATTCATATTCCAATTTGAGAATACAAGTGCCACAACGGGTATTGATGGCGTTCCTGCTACGGAGAATAAGGCGACTCAAGGTACTGAAACTGATAATAACCGGCCTTGGTACAACATTAAGGGCGAGCAAGTAAATCATCCACAGCGTGGAATTTATATCCAACGTGGAAAGAAAATAATCATAAAATAG
- a CDS encoding penicillin-binding transpeptidase domain-containing protein, protein MNRLKITLIAALSLMAASITAQEYHGEMERIYPNQPTTEKKPTTTAALKTNKQNQIPIGENPSTLLPYLQQLGTELLKGKTGSIVTEDPATGEILCLVTNSPSGPDDNLAIATAYAPGSTFKVAQALTLLSEGIVTTKSKIGCLGAYNDGTLKVGCHKHGSPLQIPNALAFSCNTWFLKAFTLMISNTKKYGSKENAIDVWRDYMVSMGLGGPTGIDLPGEKGGLVANSSYLSRRYPSGWTPRTIIWAGMGQGDITATPLQLCNLAATVANRGWYYPPHIHRGTAEQPLQPRYTTRKETKVAPAAYSSVVNGMRAAVQCGTAAGINTPAYSICGKTGTVENRGKDHSVFIGFAPMYSPKIAISVFIENGGFGADVAAPIAAKIIKAYMGRQAVK, encoded by the coding sequence ATGAACAGATTAAAAATCACGCTGATTGCTGCCCTGTCGCTAATGGCAGCATCGATCACGGCACAGGAATACCACGGGGAGATGGAGAGAATCTATCCCAATCAACCCACGACGGAGAAGAAGCCGACCACAACGGCTGCACTCAAGACAAATAAACAGAACCAGATACCTATCGGGGAAAATCCTTCCACGCTCCTACCCTACCTTCAACAGTTGGGTACGGAACTGCTGAAGGGGAAGACCGGCAGCATCGTTACCGAAGATCCTGCAACGGGCGAAATCCTCTGCCTCGTAACCAATTCTCCTTCAGGGCCTGACGACAATCTCGCCATCGCTACGGCCTATGCGCCCGGCTCTACATTCAAGGTGGCACAGGCTCTCACGCTCCTTTCAGAAGGCATCGTAACCACCAAGTCGAAGATTGGCTGTTTGGGAGCATACAATGACGGAACGCTGAAAGTGGGTTGCCACAAGCACGGTTCGCCCCTCCAAATTCCCAATGCGCTCGCCTTCTCGTGCAACACGTGGTTTCTGAAAGCCTTCACGCTGATGATTTCCAACACCAAGAAATACGGCAGCAAGGAAAACGCCATCGACGTTTGGCGCGACTATATGGTAAGTATGGGGCTGGGCGGACCGACAGGCATCGACCTCCCGGGCGAAAAAGGTGGTCTTGTGGCCAATTCTTCCTACCTAAGCCGCAGATACCCATCGGGTTGGACGCCGAGAACCATCATCTGGGCAGGTATGGGACAGGGCGACATCACGGCCACACCGCTCCAACTCTGCAATCTTGCTGCAACGGTTGCCAACCGTGGTTGGTACTATCCTCCCCACATTCATCGCGGCACAGCCGAACAGCCGCTCCAGCCAAGATACACCACACGAAAGGAAACGAAGGTTGCACCGGCTGCATATTCGTCCGTGGTAAACGGAATGAGGGCGGCAGTTCAGTGCGGAACGGCAGCCGGAATCAACACGCCTGCCTATTCGATATGCGGCAAGACGGGAACGGTTGAGAATAGAGGTAAAGACCATTCGGTTTTTATAGGCTTCGCACCGATGTACAGCCCAAAGATAGCAATTTCCGTTTTTATTGAAAATGGCGGCTTCGGAGCCGACGTAGCTGCCCCGATTGCTGCCAAAATCATCAAAGCATATATGGGCAGACAGGCTGTGAAGTAG
- a CDS encoding N-acetyltransferase, translating to MIRKTRKEEIDIVLRLIDEGRKKMVAEGNVSQWVNGYPSRETIEEDIRLGNSYVVEEDGKPVATFVLMQGPDPTYAAIYEGAWLNNNPYCVIHRIASGENVRGVMRRVLEYAFRQTDTVRIDTHEDNRTMQILLTKYGFTRCGIIYLANGDPRVAFQKKV from the coding sequence ATGATTCGCAAAACACGGAAAGAAGAGATTGATATTGTGCTTCGTCTGATAGATGAAGGAAGGAAAAAGATGGTGGCGGAAGGCAATGTGAGCCAATGGGTAAACGGCTATCCTTCGCGCGAAACGATAGAGGAGGATATTCGTCTGGGCAATAGCTACGTGGTGGAAGAGGACGGAAAGCCTGTTGCCACCTTTGTGCTTATGCAGGGACCCGACCCTACCTATGCGGCGATTTACGAAGGTGCGTGGCTGAACAATAATCCCTATTGCGTGATTCATCGCATTGCTTCGGGCGAAAACGTTCGTGGCGTGATGCGCAGAGTGCTGGAATATGCTTTCCGGCAGACCGATACTGTCCGAATTGACACCCACGAGGACAACCGGACGATGCAGATACTGCTGACGAAATACGGCTTCACGCGCTGCGGCATTATCTATCTTGCGAATGGAGACCCACGAGTGGCTTTCCAAAAGAAAGTCTGA
- a CDS encoding Fe-S-containing hydro-lyase, whose protein sequence is METKRILSAPFTDEKIKSLKAGDMVYISGTIYTARDAAHKRLCEMIDAGEPMPFDFEGQVVYYAGPCPAKPGQPIGSVGPTTGGRMDAYSPTLISLGLRCMIGKGSRSEEVIDALKQHTGVYFAAIGGAAALMAKAVKEAEVIAFDDLGTEAIRKLRVEELPVIVAIDSEGNDMYKIGVEKFRQE, encoded by the coding sequence ATGGAAACAAAACGCATCTTATCCGCCCCGTTCACAGACGAAAAGATAAAATCGCTCAAAGCCGGCGATATGGTCTACATCTCGGGCACAATATACACAGCGCGCGACGCAGCCCACAAGCGTCTGTGCGAAATGATAGACGCAGGCGAGCCAATGCCTTTCGATTTTGAAGGACAAGTTGTCTACTATGCAGGCCCCTGCCCTGCCAAGCCCGGTCAGCCAATCGGTTCGGTAGGCCCCACCACCGGCGGCCGAATGGACGCCTATTCCCCGACGCTCATCAGTCTCGGACTTCGTTGTATGATTGGCAAAGGCTCTCGTTCTGAAGAAGTTATCGATGCTCTGAAGCAACACACCGGCGTCTACTTCGCAGCCATCGGAGGTGCCGCGGCACTGATGGCGAAAGCCGTGAAGGAAGCTGAAGTTATCGCCTTCGACGACCTCGGCACTGAAGCCATCCGCAAGCTCCGCGTGGAAGAACTTCCCGTAATCGTTGCCATAGACTCAGAAGGCAATGATATGTACAAAATCGGAGTTGAGAAGTTCAGACAGGAATAA
- a CDS encoding helix-turn-helix domain-containing protein: MIEYKDEWIIRVDDLSLLDDSRTADMVLHALCVEGSCSFSFNGEQKELKPGSLVITSKTRLLKQVCPSGDFRVEGLFFSPKFLELAAQRSSYTIRHILLLNADPVLELNEIERERWNRDYENIFYQLSRTDNKFRFEMMMAVCWQFFLDCFDFSSRVYGHRDISMQSSSLVTEFFAMLEAGEYRAHRNIPFYADKLFVTAKHLSEVVKRVSGHSANYWITHFTVADLQRTLRTTKMPMSEISDLFNFSSVAYFTRYMQIHLGVNPSQLRE; the protein is encoded by the coding sequence ATGATTGAGTACAAAGATGAATGGATTATCAGAGTAGACGACCTGAGTCTGCTCGATGATTCGAGGACTGCCGATATGGTTTTGCACGCATTGTGTGTCGAGGGTTCGTGTTCGTTTAGTTTCAATGGCGAGCAGAAGGAGCTTAAACCGGGAAGCCTTGTCATTACGAGCAAAACCCGTCTTCTCAAGCAGGTGTGTCCAAGCGGGGACTTCAGGGTGGAAGGCTTGTTTTTCTCGCCCAAATTCCTCGAACTTGCCGCACAGAGGTCCAGTTACACCATCCGCCACATTCTGCTTCTGAATGCCGATCCGGTGCTGGAACTTAACGAAATTGAGCGTGAACGGTGGAACAGGGACTATGAAAACATATTCTATCAGTTGAGCCGAACCGACAACAAATTCCGGTTCGAGATGATGATGGCCGTTTGCTGGCAGTTCTTCCTCGACTGTTTCGACTTCTCGAGCCGTGTTTATGGGCACAGGGACATCTCTATGCAGTCGTCTTCGCTCGTTACGGAATTTTTCGCAATGCTCGAGGCGGGCGAATACCGTGCGCACCGCAACATTCCTTTCTATGCCGACAAGCTCTTCGTTACGGCAAAGCATCTTTCGGAAGTGGTGAAGAGGGTGAGCGGGCACAGTGCCAACTACTGGATAACGCACTTTACCGTTGCCGACCTTCAGCGCACGCTGCGCACCACAAAAATGCCGATGAGCGAGATTTCCGACCTCTTCAATTTCTCGTCCGTGGCCTACTTCACGCGCTATATGCAGATACATCTTGGCGTGAATCCGTCGCAGCTGAGGGAGTAG
- a CDS encoding DUF2723 domain-containing protein translates to MKKFRIVDNTLGWLAFLIAAVVYCSTIEPTASFWDCPEFITTGYRLEVGHPPGAPFFALTANIFTQFVSDPTQVARMVNTMSALLSATCIMFLFWTISHLTRKLIVRDGEEISLGKLIAIEGSALVGALIYTFSDTFWYSAVEGEVYAYSSAFTAVVFWLILKWEDNADKPHADRWLVLIAYMTGLSIGVHLLNLLCIPAIVLVYYYKRVPEANLKGSLLALGVSGMLVAAVLYGVVPGIITVGGWFELFFTNTLGMSFNTGTIVYLFLLIGSFVWAISETYKSNNIKRENLAFIIAFALIGIPFYGYGWSAFIIGVIILFALFRVLLLKKKAGKKEPSAYYVTSRMKNTALLCMFMMIIGYSTYAMIVIRSTANPPMDQNSPEDIFTLGSYLSREQYGDRPLFSGQAYTSNVVDYVEDGKPVYQRKEKASAAEKDSYFIVRRKGRAVYDHTMLFPRMYDKGHAQQYEMVMGGVEGRDADGVKMPTQWENLRFFLGYQCNHMYWRYFMWNFAGRQNDIQSDETIEHGNWITGIGFIDNIMYGDQSLLPDELKENKGHNVYYCLPLLLGLIGLFWQAWRGKRGIQQFWVVFFLFFMTGLAIVIYLNQTPGQPRERDYAYAGSFYAFAIWCGLGIAAIYDWLKKFKVSGTVAAAIASVAGLIVPLQMASQNWDDHDRSGRYTARDFGQNYLNSLQTEGNPIVFTNGDNDTFPLWYSQDVEGVRTDARVCNLSYLQTDWYIDQMLRPAYDSPSVPISWPRLDYVEGTNDFVHIRPDMKQDVLALYAQDPESARQTFGDDPFELKNVLKYFVRASDPRNRVIPTDTVYVTIDKDAVRKSGMMQPGDSIPDRMAIALGGRNALSKSDLMMLEMIANTNWTRPLYVAVTVGRENFMNLGDNFIQEGLVNRITPFYTKDGKNYDTEKTYDVMMNKFKWGGVSTKGIYLDETVMKMCYRHRIEMVMLAQHLLAEGKKDKALKVLAKVEKEIPDYNVPVTIYSGSGEMARAYAALGQQKKADAIFNKLWKTAQQYIAFYDSFQGERYNRVSESAESKLQEMSRLIMYNEGNGQWRAQKAAELEKLMKAHTAKGGQLRFLEFSE, encoded by the coding sequence ATGAAAAAGTTTAGAATAGTAGACAATACGCTCGGATGGCTCGCCTTTCTGATTGCAGCCGTGGTATATTGCTCTACCATCGAACCGACAGCCAGTTTCTGGGACTGTCCTGAATTCATTACCACAGGCTACCGACTCGAAGTTGGCCATCCTCCCGGGGCACCTTTCTTTGCCCTGACTGCAAACATCTTCACACAGTTCGTGAGCGACCCTACACAGGTGGCACGAATGGTGAACACGATGAGTGCCTTGCTCTCGGCAACGTGTATTATGTTCCTCTTCTGGACCATTTCCCACCTCACGCGCAAGCTCATCGTCCGCGACGGCGAGGAGATTTCTCTCGGCAAGCTCATCGCCATCGAGGGTTCGGCACTCGTGGGTGCGCTCATCTACACGTTCAGCGACACGTTCTGGTATTCAGCCGTTGAAGGCGAGGTCTATGCTTATTCATCTGCATTCACGGCCGTTGTATTCTGGCTGATTCTCAAGTGGGAAGACAATGCCGACAAGCCGCACGCCGACCGTTGGCTCGTTCTCATTGCCTATATGACAGGTCTTTCAATCGGTGTCCACCTTCTGAACCTGCTCTGCATCCCTGCAATCGTATTGGTCTACTATTACAAGCGTGTGCCCGAGGCAAATCTCAAGGGTTCGCTCTTGGCACTTGGCGTATCCGGCATGCTCGTTGCAGCCGTGCTCTATGGCGTTGTACCGGGCATCATCACCGTCGGCGGTTGGTTTGAACTTTTCTTTACCAACACGCTCGGAATGTCTTTCAACACGGGTACAATCGTCTATCTCTTCCTGCTCATCGGTTCATTCGTCTGGGCTATCAGCGAAACCTACAAGAGCAACAACATCAAGCGCGAGAATCTTGCTTTCATCATAGCGTTTGCCCTCATCGGTATTCCGTTCTACGGCTACGGCTGGAGCGCATTCATCATTGGTGTCATCATTCTCTTCGCCCTCTTCCGTGTACTCCTCCTCAAGAAGAAAGCAGGCAAGAAAGAGCCGAGCGCATACTACGTAACATCACGTATGAAGAATACGGCGTTGCTCTGTATGTTTATGATGATTATCGGTTATTCCACCTACGCAATGATCGTAATCCGTTCTACAGCCAACCCGCCGATGGACCAGAACTCTCCGGAAGACATCTTCACACTGGGCAGCTATCTCAGCCGTGAGCAGTATGGCGACCGTCCTTTGTTCAGCGGTCAGGCATACACAAGCAATGTGGTTGATTACGTGGAAGACGGAAAGCCGGTCTATCAGCGCAAGGAGAAAGCCTCAGCAGCTGAGAAGGACTCTTATTTCATCGTGCGCCGCAAGGGCAGAGCCGTCTACGATCACACGATGCTCTTCCCACGTATGTACGACAAGGGACACGCTCAGCAATACGAAATGGTAATGGGCGGCGTGGAAGGCCGCGATGCTGACGGTGTTAAGATGCCTACACAGTGGGAGAACCTCCGGTTCTTCCTCGGCTATCAGTGCAACCATATGTACTGGCGATACTTTATGTGGAACTTCGCAGGCCGTCAGAACGACATTCAGAGCGATGAAACCATTGAGCACGGAAACTGGATTACAGGTATCGGCTTCATAGATAATATAATGTATGGCGACCAGTCTCTGCTGCCCGACGAGCTGAAGGAAAACAAGGGACACAACGTCTACTACTGTCTGCCGCTCCTGCTCGGACTCATCGGACTCTTCTGGCAGGCTTGGCGCGGAAAACGCGGCATCCAGCAGTTTTGGGTGGTGTTCTTCCTCTTCTTTATGACAGGCTTGGCGATTGTGATTTACCTGAATCAGACACCGGGTCAGCCACGTGAGCGCGACTATGCCTATGCAGGGTCGTTCTATGCCTTCGCCATCTGGTGTGGTCTGGGTATCGCAGCTATCTACGACTGGCTCAAGAAATTCAAGGTTTCGGGCACGGTCGCAGCGGCTATCGCATCGGTTGCAGGTCTCATAGTGCCTCTGCAAATGGCTTCCCAGAACTGGGACGACCACGACCGTTCGGGCAGATACACGGCACGCGACTTCGGACAGAACTATCTCAACTCCCTACAGACGGAAGGAAATCCTATCGTATTTACCAACGGCGACAACGATACCTTCCCACTCTGGTACAGTCAGGATGTTGAAGGCGTGCGCACGGATGCACGTGTCTGCAACCTTTCCTACTTGCAGACCGACTGGTATATCGACCAGATGCTCCGCCCTGCCTACGATTCTCCAAGTGTTCCTATCAGTTGGCCGCGTCTGGATTACGTAGAAGGCACAAACGATTTCGTACATATCAGGCCTGATATGAAACAGGACGTGCTCGCACTCTATGCACAGGATCCGGAGAGCGCACGCCAGACCTTCGGCGACGATCCGTTCGAGCTGAAGAATGTACTCAAATACTTCGTCCGTGCAAGCGATCCCCGCAACCGTGTCATCCCGACGGATACCGTTTACGTAACGATCGACAAGGATGCCGTCCGCAAGAGTGGAATGATGCAGCCGGGCGACAGTATCCCCGACCGTATGGCAATTGCGCTCGGTGGCCGCAATGCGCTGTCAAAGTCGGACCTTATGATGCTCGAAATGATAGCAAACACGAACTGGACCCGTCCGTTGTACGTGGCTGTAACCGTTGGCAGAGAGAACTTTATGAACCTCGGCGACAACTTCATTCAGGAAGGTCTTGTGAACCGTATCACGCCATTCTACACCAAGGACGGCAAGAATTACGACACGGAGAAGACCTACGACGTGATGATGAACAAGTTCAAGTGGGGCGGTGTGTCCACCAAGGGCATCTATCTCGACGAAACCGTGATGAAGATGTGTTACAGACACCGCATAGAAATGGTTATGCTCGCCCAGCACCTGCTTGCAGAGGGCAAGAAAGACAAGGCTCTCAAAGTGTTGGCAAAGGTGGAAAAGGAAATCCCCGACTACAACGTTCCGGTTACCATTTACAGCGGTTCGGGCGAAATGGCACGGGCTTACGCAGCACTCGGGCAGCAGAAGAAGGCCGATGCCATCTTCAACAAGTTGTGGAAAACGGCGCAGCAGTACATCGCTTTCTACGATTCATTCCAAGGCGAACGCTACAACAGAGTGTCTGAATCGGCTGAAAGCAAGTTGCAGGAAATGTCAAGACTCATTATGTACAATGAGGGCAACGGGCAATGGCGCGCCCAGAAAGCGGCTGAATTGGAGAAGCTGATGAAGGCACATACTGCCAAAGGCGGTCAGTTGCGATTCCTTGAATTTTCAGAATAA